A genomic region of Miscanthus floridulus cultivar M001 chromosome 3, ASM1932011v1, whole genome shotgun sequence contains the following coding sequences:
- the LOC136546309 gene encoding protein DEEPER ROOTING 1-like, producing the protein MKIFSWVANKIGGKQEPKRSAANSTAPAYRGNVSECRNDEFSDWPQSLLAIGTFGNKQLEEEVAESSSANVQTIQDPAKFTEEEVDNLRREFEVLLLQGNGQAEAQGSCEDVQVASKQHDGEDNNEKQRREQLMNREMIISEAREIVGKKKSAKLKPRLMASLLRLLACKGGFTTPVLEPRNSFPQTRMEKLLKAILQKKIHPQNSNTVATRRRLDWKLDEKEINECLEDALRDLDDDDDGAKWVKTDSDFIVLEM; encoded by the exons ATGAAG ATTTTCAGTTGGGTAGCCAACAAGATCGGCGGGAAGCAAGAACCAAAGCGATCTGCCGCGAATTCTACCGCACCAGCTTATC GTGGCAACGTATCAGAATGTCGCAACGATGAGTTCAGTGATTGGCCCCAATCATTGCTTGCAATTGGGACATTTGGAAACAAGCAGCTCGAGGAAGAAGTAGCAGAGAGTTCTTCCGCAAATGTTCAGACCATTCAAGATCCCGCCAAGTTTACAGAGGAGGAAGTAGACAATCTACGAAGAGAATTCGAGGTGCTGCTGCTGCAAGGCAATGGTCAAGCAGAAGCTCAGGGCTCCTGTGAAGATGTACAGGTAGCTTCGAAACAACATGACGGCGAAGATAACAACGAGAAGCAGCGCAGGGAGCAGTTGATGAACAGGGAGATGATCATAAGCGAAGCGAGAGAAATAGTAGGGAAGAAAAAGAGTGCTAAGCTCAAGCCAAGATTGATGGCTTCGCTCCTTAGATTACTCGCGTGCAAGGGCGGGTTTACCACCCCGGTTCTGGAGCCAAGGAACTCTTTCCCCCAAACAAGAATGGAGAAG CTGCTCAAGGCAATATTACAGAAGAAAATACACCCACAGAATTCCAACACGGTAGCAACCAGGAGGCGCTTGGACTGGAAGCTAGACGAGAAAGAGATCAACGAATGCCTTGAGGATGCGCTGCGTGAtcttgatgacgatgatgatggcgcAAAGTGGGTCAAAACTGATTCAGACT ttaTTGTGCTTGAAATGTAA